Proteins co-encoded in one Ictalurus punctatus breed USDA103 chromosome 18, Coco_2.0, whole genome shotgun sequence genomic window:
- the LOC108278694 gene encoding vitelline membrane outer layer protein 1: MYFVLTVVLPLLMLSFGECASVNDTQSKIASPYPSTISVLNGQVRGTWGTAVKCPSGTYATGFSLKVLTSQGFWDDTALNGIALQCSKPVGPTGYVEDYTTIRTDEGSWGTWTQNIWCPSGVLKSFQLRVDSYQGVFFDDTAANNIRFMCTGGNVLEGSGMSWGSWGTWSSVCDGTGICGIQTKVDPPQGIWDDTSLNDVRFYCCS, from the exons ATGTATTTTGTGCTTACTGTTGTTTTGCCTCTGCTCATGCTTTCCTTCGGGGAGTGTGCAAGTGTCAACGACACACAAAGCAAAATTGCCTCCCCGTATCCCAGTACGATTTCCGTGTTGAATGGACAGGTACGGGGAACATGGGGAACTGCAGTGAAGTGTCCTTCAGGAACATACGCTACGGGCTTTAGCCTCAAG GTTCTGACAAGTCAGGGGTTTTGGGATGACACAGCCCTAAATGGAATTGCCCTTCAGTGCTCTAAACCAGTCGGGCCTACTGGTTATGTCGAGGACTACACAACCATCAGGACTGATGAAGGAAG TTGGGGAACCTGGACACAGAACATCTGGTGCCCCAGTGGAGTACTCAAATCTTTCCAGCTGCGAGTGGACAGTTATCAGGGAGTGTTTTTTGATGACACCGCTGCTAACAACATAAg GTTCATGTGCACCGGAGGCAATGTGTTGGAAGGCAGTGGAATGAGCTGGGGTAGCTGGGGTACCTGGAGCTCAGTTTGTGATGGAACTGGGATTTGTGGGATCCAAACGAAAGTGGACCCACCTCAGGGCATATGGGATGATACATCTCTTAATGATGTCCGCTTCTATTG
- the c18h18orf54 gene encoding lung adenoma susceptibility protein 2 isoform X2, which yields MKLLKESLTDQELDILNLPTASKRRESDHISMTTDDLLLLPVDGSLPVTRTSAFLSQLEGSRLGHSTNLSAWSRSKPAEAPNKSSDCCSASRTLCVDDLLMRSLKFKHASLHSNSFMSTKANKRRSVSSHHLPRWMTSRKSEMEFSGLTSIPDLKYPAWLEECDVNLRAQNVPAWVNKLEVKTDESHEELKGQENLIGQTGDNGEPFRGDKIGSLIQRAEDVLKSPSLGFCSDKEQHGSPGNTEELLEAERSWDHLPVTFKSPVPVGGTDEQITADESQTDTKQKSLGSFSSGYSSRKHPGPVEALKQMLFSLQAVEQRVTHQEDEIQNTSSRPVSSPRIQTENHDNDEVPQPGIEDYDLAPGGQSLKRALHHLGRLKNLVDEMNERRSIEWKEGGV from the exons ATGAAAC TACTAAAAGAAAGCCTTACAGACCAAGAATTGGACATTTTGAATCTTCCTACTGCTTCAAAACGCAGAGAATCAGACCACATCAGCATGACCACCGATGATCTGCTGCTACTTCCTGTTGACGGTTCCCTTCCTGTGACCCGCACTTCAGCATTTCTCTCCCAATTAGAAGGTTCCAGGCTAGGGCACAGCACTAACTTGAGCGCCTGGTCTCGATCCAAGCCAGCTGAAGCCCCAAATAAGTCATCAGATTGTTGTTCTGCATCAAGAACTCTGTGTGTGGATGATTTACTGATGAGAAGTTTGAAATTTAAGCATGCATCTCTGCACTCCAACTCTTTTATGTCCACCAAAGCAAATAAACGACGCTCCGTTTCATCCCATCACCTTCCAAGATGGATGACCAGTCGCAAGTCAGAGATGGAATTTTCTGGTTTGACTAGCATTCCTGATTTGAAATACCCGGCCTGGTTGGAGGAATGTGACGTTAATCTTAGGGCTCAGAATGTTCCAGCGTGGGTCAACAAGCTGGAGGTGAAGACTGATGAAAGTCACGAGGAGCTGAAAGGTCAAGAGAACCTCATAGGTCAAACTGGTGATAATGGAGAACCTTTTAGAG GTGATAAGATTGGCTCACTTATTCAAAGGGCTGAGGATGTGCTGAAGTCCCCTTCTTTAGGTTTCTGTTCAGATAAAGAGCAGCATGGCAGTCCAGGAAACACAGAGGAGCTTTTGGAGGCTGAGCGCTCATGGGACCATCTTCCAGTAACATT TAAGTCTCCAGTACCAGTAGGCGGCACTGACGAACAAATAACCGCTGATGAATCTCAGACAGACACAAAACAGAAG TCTTTAGGTTCATTCTCTTCAGGCTACAGCAGCAGGAAACACCCTGGTCCAGTCGAAGCCCTCAAACAGATGCTGTTTAGCCTCCAGGCTGTGGAGCAGAGAGTAACACATCAAGAAGACGAAATACAAAACACTTCCAGCAGACCTGTCTCAAGTCCACGAATACAGACAGAGAACCATGACAATGATGAG GTTCCTCAACCAGGTATTGAAGATTATGATTTAGCGCCTGGTGGACAATCGTTAAAAAG agcTCTGCACCACCTTGGAAGACTGAAAAACCTCGTGGATGAAATGAACGAGAGAAGGTCTATAGAATGGAAGGAGGGTGGTGTGTAG
- the c18h18orf54 gene encoding lung adenoma susceptibility protein 2 isoform X1 has translation MASVDGVQSPESTVTSLLASSGRLRSSLQPEPLHSIKYKDRHYESASDALNAYIADFQSSVSSVGQLELPKEQNTPRLLRSGYRNRDVLKESLTDQELDILNLPTASKRRESDHISMTTDDLLLLPVDGSLPVTRTSAFLSQLEGSRLGHSTNLSAWSRSKPAEAPNKSSDCCSASRTLCVDDLLMRSLKFKHASLHSNSFMSTKANKRRSVSSHHLPRWMTSRKSEMEFSGLTSIPDLKYPAWLEECDVNLRAQNVPAWVNKLEVKTDESHEELKGQENLIGQTGDNGEPFRGDKIGSLIQRAEDVLKSPSLGFCSDKEQHGSPGNTEELLEAERSWDHLPVTFKSPVPVGGTDEQITADESQTDTKQKSLGSFSSGYSSRKHPGPVEALKQMLFSLQAVEQRVTHQEDEIQNTSSRPVSSPRIQTENHDNDEVPQPGIEDYDLAPGGQSLKRALHHLGRLKNLVDEMNERRSIEWKEGGV, from the exons ATGGCATCTGTAGACGGTGTCCAATCCCCGGAGTCGACCGTCACTTCGTTGCTAGCCAGTTCAGGACGCCTGAGAAGCTCTTTGCAGCCCGAGCCACTTCACAGTATCAAATACAAAGACAGGCATTATGAGTCAGCCTCTGATGCTCTGAACGCTTACATCGCTGATTTTCAGTCCTCTGTGTCCTCAGTGGGGCAGCTGGAGCTTCCGAAGGAACAGAACACACCCCGCCTGCTGCGCTCAGGATATCGAAACAGAGATG TACTAAAAGAAAGCCTTACAGACCAAGAATTGGACATTTTGAATCTTCCTACTGCTTCAAAACGCAGAGAATCAGACCACATCAGCATGACCACCGATGATCTGCTGCTACTTCCTGTTGACGGTTCCCTTCCTGTGACCCGCACTTCAGCATTTCTCTCCCAATTAGAAGGTTCCAGGCTAGGGCACAGCACTAACTTGAGCGCCTGGTCTCGATCCAAGCCAGCTGAAGCCCCAAATAAGTCATCAGATTGTTGTTCTGCATCAAGAACTCTGTGTGTGGATGATTTACTGATGAGAAGTTTGAAATTTAAGCATGCATCTCTGCACTCCAACTCTTTTATGTCCACCAAAGCAAATAAACGACGCTCCGTTTCATCCCATCACCTTCCAAGATGGATGACCAGTCGCAAGTCAGAGATGGAATTTTCTGGTTTGACTAGCATTCCTGATTTGAAATACCCGGCCTGGTTGGAGGAATGTGACGTTAATCTTAGGGCTCAGAATGTTCCAGCGTGGGTCAACAAGCTGGAGGTGAAGACTGATGAAAGTCACGAGGAGCTGAAAGGTCAAGAGAACCTCATAGGTCAAACTGGTGATAATGGAGAACCTTTTAGAG GTGATAAGATTGGCTCACTTATTCAAAGGGCTGAGGATGTGCTGAAGTCCCCTTCTTTAGGTTTCTGTTCAGATAAAGAGCAGCATGGCAGTCCAGGAAACACAGAGGAGCTTTTGGAGGCTGAGCGCTCATGGGACCATCTTCCAGTAACATT TAAGTCTCCAGTACCAGTAGGCGGCACTGACGAACAAATAACCGCTGATGAATCTCAGACAGACACAAAACAGAAG TCTTTAGGTTCATTCTCTTCAGGCTACAGCAGCAGGAAACACCCTGGTCCAGTCGAAGCCCTCAAACAGATGCTGTTTAGCCTCCAGGCTGTGGAGCAGAGAGTAACACATCAAGAAGACGAAATACAAAACACTTCCAGCAGACCTGTCTCAAGTCCACGAATACAGACAGAGAACCATGACAATGATGAG GTTCCTCAACCAGGTATTGAAGATTATGATTTAGCGCCTGGTGGACAATCGTTAAAAAG agcTCTGCACCACCTTGGAAGACTGAAAAACCTCGTGGATGAAATGAACGAGAGAAGGTCTATAGAATGGAAGGAGGGTGGTGTGTAG
- the scarb2c gene encoding lysosome membrane protein 2c, translating into MMKSCCVYSTGVLSILILIAGIAMVLAQVFQNLLYNRIKREVVLENGTEAFALWQDPPPPVYMQFYFFNLTNPKEVLSGDRPAVIELGPYTYREYRPMEGVNFMDNGTKVAAVNPKTYIFEPNMSRGSEDDIIRTVNIPAMTVMERFQNSALSRLISDLMKGKEEGLFGTWTVRELLWGYEDPVLKDLQAFDRSLDPNFGLFYKMNGTGDGEYVFYTGKQNYQDFARVDLWRNQSSLEWWTTDQCNMINGTNGASFHPIVTKTEKLDMFSSDLCRSIYATFESELSVKGVPAYRFVPPSKVFANSTINPDNAGFCVGGNCLSSGLLNVSVCKQGAPIIMSSPHFYQADEKFADDIFGMRPTKEEHETAIDINPLTGLVVQAAKRLQVNVYIEKLPAFSQTGDVRTLVYPVMYINESVLIDEDSAKKLQGVVTQANVVINVPFIIIGFGILLGLVFIVLMCHKERSTPDERQPLLSS; encoded by the exons ATGATGAAGTCTTGTTGCGTGTACAGCACCGGGGTGCTCTCTATTCTAATATTAATCGCTGGAATTGCGATGGTTTTGGCTCAGGTTTTCCAAAACCTCTTGTACAACAGGATAAAAAGG GAAGTGGTGCTGGAAAATGGAACAGAGGCCTTTGCGTTGTGGCAGGATCCACCTCCACCGGTCTACATGCAGTTTTACTTCTTCAATCTGACGAATCCTAAGGAAGTGCTGTCAGGAGACAGACCTGCGGTGATTGAGCTCGGCCCATACACATACAG agAGTATCGACCTATGGAGGGAGTAAACTTTATGGACAATGGCACCAAAGTAGCTGCTGTTAACCCAAAAACATATATTTTCGAGCCCAACATGTCACGAGGATCTGAAGATGACATAATCAGGACTGTCAACATCCCAGCAATG ACAGTAATGGAGAGGTTTCAAAATTCCGCCTTAAGCCGTCTAATCTCCGATTTGATGAAAGGTAAAGAAGAGGGGCTTTTTGGGACCTGGACAGTGAGAGAGCTGCTCTGGGGCTATGAGGACCCGGTACTCAAAGATCTTCAAGCATTCGACCGTTCTCTGGACCCCAACTTCGGCCTGTTTTATAAG ATGAATGGCACAGGTGATGGCGAGTATGTGTTTTACACCGGCAAACAGAACTATCAGGACTTTGCTCGAGTTGATCTATGGAGAAACCAGAG TTCTCTTGAATGGTGGACCACAGATCAGTGTAACATGATCAATGGAACGAATGGAGCATCCTTTCATCCAATCGTCACCAAGACGGAGAAGCTCGACATGTTTTCGTCAGATCTCTGCAG GTCAATCTATGCTACATTTGAGTCGGAGCTGAGCGTCAAGGGAGTTCCTGCTTACCGCTTTGTCCCTCCCAGCAAAGTTTTTGCAAATTCAACGATTAATCCGGATAATGCTGGATTCTGTGTGGGAGGAAACTGCCTCAGTTCTGGTCTGCTGAACGTCAGTGTCTGCAAGCAAG GTGCTCCGATCATCATGTCCTCTCCTCATTTCTATCAGGCTGATGAGAAGTTTGCTGACGATATATTTGGGATGCGACCCACGAAGGAGGAGCACGAAACAGCCATCGACATCAACCCa CTCACTGGACTTGTTGTGCAAGCAGCAAAACGTCTTCAGGTGAACGTATATATTGAGAAGCTTCCAGCTTTCAG CCAAACTGGTGATGTCAGAACTTTGGTCTATCCAGTGATGTACATTAATGAG AGCGTCCTAATCGATGAGGATTCAGCCAAAAAGCTCCAAGGCGTGGTTACCCAGGCCAACGTTGTGATTAACGTGCCCTTCATCATTATTGGTTTCGGCATCTTATTAGGCCTTGTCTTCATCGTGCTCATGTGTCATAAAGAG cgGAGCACTCCTGATGAACGCCAGCCTCTGCTGAGCTCGTAA
- the LOC108278700 gene encoding liver-expressed antimicrobial peptide 2-like isoform X1, translating to MRPSGITLFALAVLVSLICVNQVEAAPVVDTWASGLIHRAKRSLLWRWNTLKPVGAGCRDNYECGTNYCSRNICTFQPKSSSS from the exons ATGAGACCATCAGGAATCACGCTCTTTGCACTTGCCGTGCTCGTGTCTCTAATCTGTGTCAACCAG gtAGAGGCGGCTCCAGTAGTGGACACCTGGGCATCAGGACTCATACACCGTGCCAAGCGTTCCCTACTGTGGCGCTGGAACACGTTGAAGCCAGTCGGTGCAGGATGTAGAGATAATTACGAGTGTGGCACAAATTACTGCAG CAGAAACATCTGCACATTCCAGCCTAAATCTTCTTCATCCTAA
- the LOC108278700 gene encoding liver-expressed antimicrobial peptide 2-like isoform X2: MRPSGITLFALAVLVSLICVNQVEAAPVVDTWASGLIHRAKRSLLWRWNTLKPVGAGCRDNYECGTNYCRNICTFQPKSSSS; encoded by the exons ATGAGACCATCAGGAATCACGCTCTTTGCACTTGCCGTGCTCGTGTCTCTAATCTGTGTCAACCAG gtAGAGGCGGCTCCAGTAGTGGACACCTGGGCATCAGGACTCATACACCGTGCCAAGCGTTCCCTACTGTGGCGCTGGAACACGTTGAAGCCAGTCGGTGCAGGATGTAGAGATAATTACGAGTGTGGCACAAATTACTGCAG AAACATCTGCACATTCCAGCCTAAATCTTCTTCATCCTAA